One part of the Parabacteroides distasonis ATCC 8503 genome encodes these proteins:
- a CDS encoding FtsB family cell division protein, translating to MSRIKEFYIKYLSWINAYWLVTIVFLIVTFTVGDSSLYKRYTYDEKIRGLEKEIKHYQKEIEINSKKLNDLHTDKEGLERFAREEYFMKRSNEDVFIIKDK from the coding sequence ATGTCACGCATAAAAGAGTTTTACATAAAGTATCTATCGTGGATCAACGCTTATTGGTTGGTTACCATCGTGTTCCTTATCGTCACCTTTACGGTGGGCGATAGCAGCCTGTATAAACGCTATACGTACGACGAGAAAATACGCGGTTTGGAGAAAGAGATCAAACATTACCAAAAGGAGATCGAGATCAACAGCAAGAAATTAAACGACCTTCATACGGACAAGGAGGGACTGGAACGTTTCGCCCGTGAAGAGTATTTCATGAAAAGGTCGAACGAGGATGTTTTTATTATCAAGGACAAATAA
- a CDS encoding M23 family metallopeptidase, translated as MNIRSIYLAGLFAIIGSHIINTNAQQLRNPFDFPILLSGNFGELRSNHFHSGIDFKTQGVEGKPVHTVQEGYVSRISVSPWGYGNGLYITHPDGTTTVYGHLQKFSKKIANYVKEQQYAQESFNVNLFLTPDLLPVEKNEVVALSGNTGSSGGPHLHFEIRDTETEEVMDPLDYFSDRITDTRPPKIQGIQIVPIEGKGVVNGKSKKLEIKPVTAKNGKQTITGKIEAWGEIGLAVKAYDYMDNTTNIYGVREITLTADSQVIFHSNLDKFAFDETRYLNTFTDYEEWKDHRSFYMRSFIEPGNRLRFLESVNRGILRIDEPRTYHLTYTLADAFGNATRLSIWIEGKKQEIPQIDTTHTELFHWGSENRFGAKGIRLVMPKGNLYNDLYFRYSVKEDSTSLSATHILHDKPIPLHGTAQLSLFLQSDTLENKQQYGVVRLQNGRASWMGGTYRNGWIDANIKELGSYKIQQDTKAPVITPINQQTWVSKQNFIFRLSDNLSGVQTYRGEIDGQFVLFEMNNKSVITYRFDKERLQRGKHELKLIVTDACGNESIYTHPFTW; from the coding sequence ATGAATATTAGATCCATATATCTAGCCGGTCTATTCGCAATCATCGGCTCCCACATAATCAACACAAACGCCCAGCAACTTAGGAATCCTTTCGATTTCCCGATCTTACTGAGCGGAAACTTCGGTGAGTTAAGAAGTAATCATTTCCATTCCGGAATAGACTTCAAGACACAAGGGGTAGAAGGTAAACCCGTACATACGGTACAAGAAGGATACGTATCACGTATATCCGTAAGTCCATGGGGCTACGGTAACGGGCTTTACATCACACACCCGGATGGAACGACCACCGTATACGGCCATCTACAAAAATTCTCGAAGAAAATAGCGAATTATGTAAAAGAGCAACAATACGCACAAGAAAGTTTCAATGTAAATCTCTTCCTTACGCCGGATTTGCTTCCTGTCGAGAAAAATGAAGTCGTAGCGTTAAGCGGCAATACCGGAAGCTCTGGTGGACCTCATCTCCATTTTGAGATACGAGACACCGAGACCGAGGAAGTCATGGACCCCTTGGATTATTTCTCGGATCGGATAACCGATACCCGTCCTCCTAAAATCCAAGGAATACAGATCGTCCCCATCGAAGGAAAAGGCGTAGTAAACGGCAAAAGCAAGAAGCTTGAGATAAAACCCGTCACGGCGAAAAACGGGAAACAGACAATCACTGGAAAAATCGAGGCATGGGGAGAAATAGGGCTCGCTGTAAAAGCCTATGATTATATGGATAATACGACTAACATTTATGGCGTACGAGAAATCACGCTCACGGCAGACAGCCAAGTGATTTTCCATAGTAATCTTGATAAGTTCGCATTTGACGAGACCCGTTATCTGAACACATTCACAGATTACGAAGAATGGAAAGATCATCGCTCTTTCTATATGCGTAGTTTCATCGAGCCGGGAAACCGTCTACGCTTCCTTGAAAGCGTAAACCGGGGAATCTTGCGTATAGATGAACCTCGTACCTATCATTTGACGTATACACTTGCTGACGCTTTCGGCAATGCCACCCGTTTATCCATCTGGATCGAGGGAAAGAAACAAGAGATCCCCCAGATCGATACGACTCATACAGAATTATTCCATTGGGGTAGCGAGAATAGGTTCGGCGCTAAAGGCATCCGTCTCGTCATGCCTAAAGGTAATCTATATAATGACCTCTACTTCCGCTATTCGGTGAAAGAAGATAGTACCTCATTATCAGCCACCCACATATTGCACGATAAGCCAATCCCTTTGCATGGAACGGCCCAGTTATCACTATTCTTGCAAAGCGATACGCTTGAGAATAAACAACAATATGGTGTGGTTCGCTTACAAAACGGACGTGCCTCTTGGATGGGCGGTACATACCGTAATGGCTGGATCGACGCAAATATCAAGGAATTGGGCAGTTATAAGATACAACAAGATACAAAGGCTCCGGTTATCACGCCGATCAACCAACAGACGTGGGTCAGCAAACAGAACTTCATATTCCGTTTGTCCGATAACTTAAGCGGGGTACAAACCTACCGGGGAGAAATAGACGGGCAGTTTGTCTTATTCGAGATGAATAATAAATCGGTTATTACCTATCGCTTCGATAAAGAGAGGTTGCAAAGAGGCAAGCATGAACTTAAATTAATCGTAACGGATGCTTGCGGAAATGAGTCGATTTATACACATCCGTTTACTTGGTAG
- a CDS encoding phospho-sugar mutase gives MENNDLLEMVRSKAQGWLTKSYDAETRAQVQALLDNEDPTELIECFYKDLEFGTGGLRGIMGVGSNRMNIYTVGAATQGLSNYLKKEFADLEQIKVVIGHDCRNNSRKFAEISADIFSANGIKVYLFEDLRPTPEMSFAIRKLGCQSGIILTASHNPKEYNGYKAYWDDGAQMIAPHDKNTIAEVNKIRNASEIKFKGNKELIEIIGQAIDDEYIKELTTISLSPEAISRHKDMKIVYTPIHGTGVKLVPAALKAYGFTNIIHVPEQDVVSGDFPTVISPNPEEPAALAMAVEKAKETDAELVMASDPDADRVGAAVKNNEGEWVLLNGNQTALMFVYYLITRWKELGKINGKEYIVKTIVTTETIKTIAERNGVEMYDVYTGFKWIANVMRENESKKNYIGGGEESYGFLCEDFVRDKDAVSACVILAEIAAWAKDQGLSLYQLLQKIYVEYGFSKEKGISVVKKGKSGAEEIEAMMKKFRENPLTEIAGSKVTYFYDYSTLKGKDYAENETVTLDMPTTSNVLQYFTEDNTKVSIRPSGTEPKIKFYCEVHSKVKSIDELPEAEKAAEEKINQIKASLGI, from the coding sequence ATGGAAAACAACGACTTATTAGAAATGGTAAGAAGTAAGGCACAAGGATGGCTTACGAAAAGTTATGATGCGGAAACTCGTGCTCAAGTTCAAGCGTTACTTGACAACGAAGATCCTACTGAGTTAATCGAGTGTTTTTATAAAGACCTAGAATTCGGAACAGGTGGATTGCGCGGAATCATGGGGGTAGGTTCAAATCGTATGAATATATATACAGTTGGCGCAGCTACCCAAGGTTTATCCAACTATCTGAAAAAGGAATTTGCGGATTTAGAACAGATAAAGGTTGTCATCGGCCACGATTGCCGTAACAACAGCCGTAAGTTCGCGGAAATATCAGCCGATATCTTCTCCGCTAACGGCATCAAGGTTTATTTATTCGAAGACCTGCGTCCGACTCCGGAAATGTCATTCGCTATCCGTAAACTGGGATGCCAGAGCGGTATCATCTTGACGGCTTCTCACAATCCGAAAGAATACAACGGATACAAGGCTTATTGGGATGATGGCGCACAAATGATCGCCCCGCACGATAAGAATACGATCGCCGAGGTTAACAAGATCCGTAACGCTAGCGAGATTAAATTCAAAGGAAATAAAGAATTGATCGAGATCATCGGACAAGCGATCGATGATGAATATATCAAGGAATTAACAACGATTTCTTTGTCTCCGGAGGCTATTTCCCGCCATAAGGATATGAAGATCGTGTATACTCCAATTCACGGAACAGGTGTTAAATTGGTTCCTGCCGCTTTGAAAGCTTACGGATTCACGAACATTATCCATGTACCGGAACAAGATGTTGTTAGCGGTGATTTCCCGACGGTTATCTCTCCGAACCCGGAAGAGCCGGCTGCTTTAGCTATGGCTGTAGAGAAAGCAAAAGAGACTGACGCTGAATTGGTAATGGCTTCCGATCCGGACGCAGACCGTGTAGGTGCCGCCGTTAAGAATAACGAAGGCGAATGGGTACTTTTGAATGGTAACCAAACCGCTTTGATGTTCGTTTACTATTTAATCACTCGCTGGAAAGAGTTAGGTAAGATCAATGGTAAAGAATATATCGTAAAGACAATCGTTACGACAGAGACGATCAAGACGATCGCCGAGCGTAATGGCGTAGAAATGTACGATGTTTATACAGGCTTCAAATGGATCGCTAACGTTATGCGTGAGAACGAAAGCAAGAAAAACTATATCGGTGGTGGCGAGGAAAGCTACGGATTCCTTTGCGAGGACTTCGTTCGCGATAAAGACGCTGTTTCCGCTTGCGTTATCTTAGCCGAGATCGCAGCTTGGGCAAAAGATCAAGGTTTGAGTTTGTATCAATTGCTTCAGAAGATTTACGTGGAATACGGCTTCTCTAAGGAGAAAGGTATCTCTGTCGTGAAGAAAGGCAAGAGTGGAGCGGAGGAGATCGAGGCTATGATGAAAAAGTTCCGTGAGAACCCGTTGACAGAGATCGCAGGCTCTAAGGTAACTTATTTCTACGATTACTCTACATTGAAAGGTAAGGACTATGCAGAGAACGAAACCGTTACATTAGATATGCCTACTACCTCTAATGTGCTTCAATACTTCACGGAAGATAATACAAAAGTATCTATCCGTCCTTCCGGAACAGAACCGAAGATCAAATTCTATTGCGAGGTTCACTCCAAGGTAAAGAGTATCGATGAATTGCCGGAGGCAGAGAAAGCGGCAGAAGAAAAGATCAATCAGATCAAGGCTTCTTTAGGGATCTAA
- the aldA gene encoding aldehyde dehydrogenase, translated as MKELKMFIDGRFIDNESGKWIKVLNPSTEEVISLMPDGTVEDARKAIDAAEKAQNQWERTPSIERAAYLTKIAAGIRKREKELTDIIVREGGKTQGLANVEVLFTADYMDYMAGWARRYEGEIIPSDRPHENIFLFKRPIGVTTGILPWNFPFFLVARKAAPALITGNTIVIKPSQLTPENAYVFAQIVEEAGLPAGVFNLVNGRGSVIGHELSANPKVGMVSLTGSVGAGQQTMAAAAPNITKVSLELGGKAPAIVMKDADVDLAVKSIIASRVINTGQVCNCAERVYVDKAIKETFMEKLVAGMKQVKVGNPNEIADLDMGPLIEASALKSMEKKVERAIQQGARLLCGGHRIGTKGYFFEPTVLDCVTQKMDIIQEETFGPVLPVVEYSDINDAIAWANDCEYGLTSSVYTQNLDNAFKVMRSLKFGETYINRENFEAMQGFHAGWRKSGIGGADGKHGLEEYLQTQVVYLETKE; from the coding sequence ATGAAAGAATTGAAAATGTTTATAGATGGCAGATTCATTGATAATGAGTCTGGGAAATGGATCAAGGTATTGAATCCTTCTACCGAAGAGGTTATTTCACTGATGCCCGACGGGACGGTTGAAGATGCCAGAAAAGCGATCGATGCCGCAGAGAAAGCGCAGAATCAATGGGAAAGAACGCCCTCCATAGAAAGGGCTGCTTATCTGACAAAGATAGCGGCTGGCATCCGTAAGAGAGAGAAGGAACTGACCGACATCATCGTCCGTGAAGGAGGCAAAACCCAAGGACTCGCCAATGTTGAAGTCCTTTTTACCGCGGACTATATGGATTACATGGCAGGCTGGGCCCGCCGGTACGAAGGGGAAATCATTCCCAGTGACCGCCCTCATGAAAACATTTTCTTATTTAAGAGACCGATTGGAGTAACGACAGGTATCCTACCTTGGAATTTCCCATTCTTTCTAGTCGCTCGTAAAGCCGCGCCGGCCTTGATCACCGGAAATACGATCGTAATAAAACCTAGCCAGCTTACGCCAGAGAACGCATATGTATTCGCGCAGATCGTGGAGGAGGCAGGTTTGCCTGCCGGCGTTTTCAATCTAGTAAATGGACGGGGTAGCGTGATTGGTCATGAACTCTCGGCGAATCCGAAAGTAGGCATGGTAAGTCTGACAGGAAGCGTGGGAGCCGGACAACAGACCATGGCAGCCGCCGCTCCTAATATCACGAAAGTTTCTCTGGAGTTAGGAGGTAAAGCCCCGGCTATCGTGATGAAGGACGCAGATGTCGATCTCGCCGTTAAATCCATTATTGCCTCTCGTGTGATCAATACCGGACAGGTATGTAATTGTGCCGAACGGGTTTATGTAGACAAAGCGATAAAAGAGACCTTCATGGAAAAACTAGTCGCCGGCATGAAGCAGGTAAAAGTAGGAAACCCCAATGAGATCGCGGATCTGGATATGGGACCTCTTATCGAAGCCAGTGCGTTGAAGTCTATGGAGAAAAAAGTAGAAAGAGCGATCCAGCAAGGTGCTAGGCTACTGTGTGGTGGTCATAGGATCGGTACAAAAGGATATTTCTTCGAACCGACCGTTTTGGATTGTGTTACGCAGAAAATGGATATCATACAAGAAGAGACTTTTGGCCCCGTGCTACCGGTTGTCGAATATTCGGACATCAACGACGCTATCGCATGGGCGAATGATTGCGAATATGGATTGACATCTTCCGTATATACACAAAACTTGGATAACGCATTCAAGGTAATGCGTTCCTTAAAATTCGGGGAGACTTATATTAACCGTGAGAATTTTGAGGCTATGCAAGGCTTCCATGCGGGATGGCGCAAATCCGGAATCGGTGGTGCGGACGGAAAACATGGACTTGAGGAGTATTTGCAAACTCAAGTGGTTTATCTTGAGACAAAGGAATAA
- the pdxH gene encoding pyridoxamine 5'-phosphate oxidase, whose product MEINLASIRQEYTKGGLRESELPDNPFLLFSQWLQEAIDSKVDEPTAMLVGTVSPEGKPSTRTVLLKDLHDDKFIFYSNYESRKGRQLAQNPAISLSFVWHQLERQVHIEGTAEKVPPDESDQYFKKRPYKSRIGARISPQSQPIGNRVQLIRAFIREAARWIGKEVERPAHWGGYAVIPERIEFWQGRPNRLHDRIVYTLQPDGHWKKERLAP is encoded by the coding sequence ATGGAAATAAATCTCGCCTCAATCCGGCAAGAATACACAAAAGGAGGATTAAGGGAAAGTGAACTTCCGGATAACCCATTCTTGCTTTTCAGTCAATGGTTACAAGAGGCTATAGACAGCAAAGTAGATGAACCCACGGCCATGCTAGTAGGGACCGTATCTCCAGAAGGCAAACCTTCCACCCGTACCGTCTTATTAAAGGACCTGCATGATGATAAGTTTATTTTCTACTCCAACTACGAAAGCCGAAAAGGCAGGCAACTGGCACAAAACCCGGCAATCTCTCTTTCGTTTGTATGGCATCAATTAGAAAGGCAGGTACATATCGAAGGTACGGCTGAAAAAGTCCCCCCGGATGAATCGGATCAATATTTCAAAAAACGCCCGTATAAAAGCCGGATCGGAGCTCGTATATCCCCACAAAGTCAACCCATCGGCAACCGTGTGCAACTTATACGAGCTTTCATTAGAGAGGCAGCTCGTTGGATTGGAAAAGAAGTGGAGCGTCCGGCTCACTGGGGCGGGTATGCCGTCATTCCCGAACGTATCGAGTTCTGGCAAGGTAGGCCCAACCGACTTCATGATCGCATAGTATATACCCTTCAACCGGACGGCCATTGGAAAAAAGAAAGGCTCGCCCCATGA
- a CDS encoding endonuclease/exonuclease/phosphatase family protein has protein sequence MKIFMFFLLFFASPPLFAQATFKVMTYNVENFFDTRDNPTKNDDEFLPSGNRYWTQSRYYHKLQQIAKVISAAGEWSTPALIALCEVENDSVLSHLTRRTPLRWQDYRYIITQSPDPRGINVALLYQRDQFFYLRHESIPIRFSGNKHKLTRDILHVYGKIITGDTLDVFVCHFPSRYGGEKESEKDRFDAARTLRGSSDSLLLIREKPQILIMGDFNDTPQDRSISEIFAAQAFPENTQITDSTSCTYYNLFASPHITQFPGSHKYQGEWSQLDQIIVNRDLITQESSMHIIPESIHIFAPDFLLTKDKTWRGVRPFRTYYGFKYEGGFSDHLPLTVDFLIRSQIKR, from the coding sequence ATGAAGATTTTTATGTTTTTTCTTTTATTCTTTGCCTCCCCTCCGTTATTTGCCCAAGCTACGTTCAAGGTCATGACCTATAATGTGGAGAACTTTTTCGACACAAGGGATAATCCAACCAAGAATGACGATGAATTTCTACCTTCCGGCAACCGGTACTGGACACAAAGCCGCTACTATCATAAGCTACAACAAATAGCGAAAGTAATAAGCGCTGCCGGGGAATGGAGCACACCGGCCTTAATAGCTCTTTGCGAAGTCGAGAACGACTCCGTCCTGTCTCATCTTACCCGTCGCACACCGCTCCGCTGGCAGGATTACCGATATATTATCACTCAAAGCCCCGATCCCAGAGGTATTAATGTCGCTCTTCTTTATCAACGAGATCAATTCTTTTATTTACGACATGAATCCATTCCAATTCGTTTTTCCGGGAACAAACACAAATTAACCCGAGATATCCTACACGTATATGGAAAGATCATAACAGGCGATACCTTAGATGTTTTCGTGTGTCATTTCCCCTCCCGCTACGGAGGAGAAAAAGAAAGTGAAAAGGATCGTTTTGACGCGGCCCGCACTTTACGGGGATCTAGCGATTCCCTGTTACTGATACGAGAAAAGCCGCAGATACTCATTATGGGAGACTTCAATGATACCCCTCAAGACAGAAGTATTTCCGAGATATTCGCTGCCCAAGCCTTTCCTGAAAATACGCAGATCACAGATTCCACATCTTGTACCTATTATAATTTGTTCGCAAGCCCCCATATAACTCAATTCCCGGGTAGTCATAAATACCAAGGCGAATGGAGCCAACTCGATCAAATAATCGTAAACCGGGATCTCATCACGCAAGAGTCTTCCATGCATATCATTCCGGAAAGCATCCACATATTCGCTCCTGATTTTTTATTGACTAAAGATAAAACATGGCGGGGGGTACGTCCTTTTCGAACCTATTACGGCTTTAAATATGAGGGCGGTTTTAGTGACCATTTACCATTAACAGTCGATTTTCTAATACGTTCTCAAATCAAACGCTGA
- a CDS encoding DNA polymerase III subunit gamma/tau, which produces MDNYIVSARKYRPSTFRSVVGQKSLTTTLKNAIQSNKLAHAYLFCGPRGVGKTSCARIFAKTINCLNPTADGEACNACESCRAFNEQRSYNIHELDAASNNSVDDIRTLIDQVRIPPPIGKYKVFIIDEVHMLTTAAFNAFLKTLEEPPHHALFILATTEKHKVLPTILSRCQIYDFSRISIADMVEHLQYVSSQEGVTAEPEALNVIAQKADGGMRDALSIFDQVVSFTNGNITYQAVIDNLNVLDYEYYFRLTDAILSGNVRASLLILNEILGKGFDGQNIITGLAGHFRDLLVCRDESTLVLFEVGASIRERYKEMAKHCPDQLLFKAIELANTCDLNYRASRNKRLLLELTLIQLCQLTQVAVDDKKKALIEPIAGTNPSSQAVNSGQPQQPPQAPSVTAAAGAPQVMSTHMPSSVPAPPPSTAPNPARKTARPMGISMKEIGVEKPKQQTVQQATTNVKEVVTPFDNDSLVREWDNYAATIDKKVYLKNTMINCKPTLQENYYFEVAVHNPGQQEELINNAIHILPFLRQHLNNSRIQMRVRIVEGNEKHLAYTSTEKLELLMKINPTLGRLRDEFNLTLD; this is translated from the coding sequence ATGGATAATTATATTGTATCGGCAAGAAAATATCGCCCGTCCACTTTCCGGAGTGTAGTAGGGCAGAAGTCTCTTACCACTACGCTGAAAAACGCGATACAAAGTAACAAATTAGCGCATGCTTACCTGTTTTGCGGTCCTCGTGGAGTAGGAAAGACCTCGTGTGCCCGTATCTTTGCGAAGACGATCAATTGCTTGAATCCGACGGCGGATGGCGAGGCTTGCAATGCGTGCGAGTCGTGCCGGGCTTTCAATGAGCAGCGTTCTTACAATATCCATGAACTGGATGCCGCCTCGAATAACTCGGTGGACGATATCCGTACCTTGATCGACCAAGTGCGTATCCCGCCTCCAATCGGTAAATACAAAGTCTTCATTATTGACGAGGTCCATATGTTGACAACCGCCGCTTTCAACGCATTCTTGAAGACATTGGAGGAACCTCCGCATCATGCTCTCTTTATCTTGGCTACGACCGAGAAGCACAAGGTGCTTCCCACGATCCTTTCCCGTTGTCAGATCTATGATTTCTCCCGTATATCCATCGCCGACATGGTGGAGCATTTGCAATATGTCTCTTCGCAAGAGGGGGTAACTGCGGAACCGGAAGCCTTGAACGTGATCGCTCAGAAGGCGGATGGAGGTATGCGCGACGCTTTGTCTATCTTTGACCAAGTGGTAAGTTTCACGAATGGCAATATCACGTATCAAGCGGTTATCGATAACTTGAACGTGCTGGATTATGAGTATTATTTTCGTCTGACAGATGCGATCTTATCCGGCAATGTGCGGGCTTCTTTATTGATCTTGAATGAGATATTAGGCAAAGGATTCGACGGGCAGAATATCATAACCGGTTTGGCTGGGCATTTCCGGGACTTATTGGTATGCCGGGATGAGTCCACCTTGGTGCTATTCGAGGTGGGAGCTTCTATACGGGAACGATATAAGGAGATGGCGAAACATTGTCCGGATCAACTTCTGTTCAAGGCGATAGAGCTAGCGAATACGTGCGATTTGAATTACCGTGCCAGCCGCAATAAGCGTCTTTTATTGGAATTGACGTTGATTCAGCTCTGTCAATTAACACAGGTGGCCGTCGACGATAAAAAAAAAGCGTTAATTGAGCCGATTGCTGGGACGAATCCGTCTTCTCAAGCGGTGAATAGCGGGCAGCCCCAACAGCCGCCTCAAGCTCCTTCAGTTACGGCAGCGGCCGGTGCTCCACAAGTTATGAGTACGCACATGCCGAGCTCGGTTCCTGCGCCACCTCCGTCTACAGCGCCTAATCCGGCTCGTAAAACGGCTCGTCCGATGGGGATCTCCATGAAGGAGATCGGAGTGGAGAAGCCTAAGCAACAAACCGTTCAACAAGCGACAACGAACGTAAAGGAGGTAGTAACTCCCTTTGACAATGATTCCTTGGTTCGTGAATGGGATAATTACGCCGCAACGATTGACAAGAAAGTGTATCTTAAGAATACGATGATCAATTGCAAGCCTACCTTGCAAGAGAATTATTATTTCGAGGTAGCTGTACATAACCCGGGGCAGCAAGAGGAATTGATCAATAATGCGATCCATATCCTGCCATTTCTCCGCCAGCATCTTAATAACAGCCGCATCCAGATGCGTGTCCGGATCGTAGAGGGAAATGAGAAGCACTTGGCTTATACATCCACGGAGAAGCTAGAGCTGCTGATGAAGATAAATCCTACCTTGGGTCGTTTGAGGGATGAGTTTAATTTGACGTTAGATTAA
- a CDS encoding OmpH family outer membrane protein, which yields MKNINYVINGVLAVAVVILYIMQFSGKKESSVTRTFASAGDTTALLPIAYVNVDSLLLNYNYSKDLNEIILKKQENSRANITQKARSLQGEMQDFQRKVENNAFLTRERAEQEQQRLLNKQQELQNLDNQLAQELMQEQQKLNEQLRDTVVSQLKAFNLGRGYQVVFSNTVGDNILLAGDSYDITGELLEYLNKNYSSPAK from the coding sequence ATGAAGAACATTAACTACGTTATTAACGGTGTGCTAGCGGTGGCTGTCGTAATCTTGTATATTATGCAATTTTCCGGCAAGAAAGAATCAAGCGTAACAAGAACATTCGCGTCAGCGGGAGACACAACGGCCTTACTTCCGATCGCTTATGTAAATGTGGATTCCCTGTTACTTAATTACAATTATTCCAAGGATCTGAACGAGATCATCTTGAAGAAACAAGAGAATTCCCGTGCTAACATCACCCAGAAAGCCCGTAGTTTACAAGGCGAGATGCAAGATTTCCAGCGTAAGGTAGAAAATAACGCTTTCCTTACCCGTGAGAGGGCGGAGCAAGAGCAACAACGTTTATTGAATAAGCAACAAGAGTTGCAGAACTTAGATAACCAATTGGCTCAAGAGTTGATGCAAGAGCAGCAGAAGTTGAACGAGCAATTACGCGATACGGTTGTTTCTCAATTGAAGGCTTTCAATCTGGGTAGAGGCTATCAAGTGGTATTCAGCAATACGGTAGGAGATAATATCCTTTTGGCTGGCGATTCCTATGATATCACAGGCGAATTGCTGGAATACTTGAATAAGAATTATTCCTCTCCGGCCAAGTAA
- a CDS encoding aminoacyl-histidine dipeptidase, with the protein MKITDLKPTIVWKFFHQVTQVPRPSKKEGKMIEFLESFAKEYKIAIKKDEAGNLLMSKPATPGMEDRPVVVLQSHMDMVCEKNNGTKHDFDNDPIETIVDGEWLRANGTTLGADNGIGVAAELALLASDDIQHGPIECLFTVDEETGLTGAKALKEGFMTGDILLNLDSEDEGEIFMGCAGGKDTQATFHYEPVPTSDKMQYFRIDVKGLNGGHSGGEIHKGLGNANKILVRFLFLLKKKYDFVLCSIDGGNLRNAIAREAHAVIGLHPENKEDVRILLNHFAADVENELKHVDPSVQLAMESTDRPEYHIDNATAEKLIYALHACPHGVIGMSHDIEGLVETSTNLASIKMKEGNTILIGTSQRSSIESCKIAIANTVASTFLLAGADVKHGDGYPGWAPNPDSKILKIAQETYKRLFNKDAKIMAIHAGLECGLFLEKYPKLDMISFGPTLRDVHSPNERIEIATVGLWWSHLLELLKSIPAK; encoded by the coding sequence ATGAAGATTACTGATTTAAAGCCTACTATCGTATGGAAGTTCTTCCATCAAGTAACCCAAGTGCCTCGCCCCTCAAAAAAGGAAGGCAAAATGATTGAATTCCTAGAATCATTCGCGAAAGAGTATAAAATAGCTATCAAGAAAGATGAAGCCGGCAACCTTTTAATGTCAAAGCCTGCCACTCCGGGAATGGAGGATCGTCCGGTAGTCGTATTGCAGTCTCACATGGATATGGTTTGCGAGAAAAATAACGGTACGAAACACGATTTCGACAATGATCCGATCGAGACGATCGTCGACGGCGAATGGCTGCGTGCCAACGGCACTACTTTGGGAGCCGATAATGGTATCGGTGTAGCGGCCGAGTTGGCTTTGCTTGCCTCCGATGATATCCAACACGGTCCGATCGAATGTTTGTTCACAGTAGACGAAGAAACAGGTTTGACCGGAGCGAAAGCCTTGAAAGAAGGTTTCATGACCGGAGATATCTTGTTAAATCTCGATAGCGAGGACGAGGGAGAGATCTTTATGGGTTGCGCCGGAGGTAAAGACACACAAGCGACTTTCCATTATGAGCCAGTTCCTACGTCCGATAAGATGCAGTATTTCCGTATCGATGTGAAAGGGTTGAATGGCGGTCACTCCGGTGGCGAGATCCACAAAGGATTAGGCAATGCCAACAAGATATTGGTTCGTTTCTTATTCTTATTGAAAAAGAAATATGATTTCGTTCTTTGCTCTATCGATGGAGGAAACTTACGTAACGCAATCGCTCGCGAGGCACACGCCGTGATCGGCTTGCATCCGGAAAATAAGGAGGATGTACGTATCTTGCTGAACCATTTCGCCGCCGACGTTGAAAATGAGTTGAAACATGTAGACCCGAGCGTTCAGTTAGCGATGGAGTCCACGGATCGTCCGGAGTATCATATCGACAATGCCACCGCCGAGAAATTAATCTACGCCTTGCACGCTTGTCCGCACGGCGTAATCGGTATGAGCCACGATATAGAAGGCTTGGTAGAGACTTCTACCAACCTTGCTTCCATAAAGATGAAAGAAGGCAATACGATCTTGATCGGTACCAGCCAGCGTAGCTCTATCGAATCATGCAAGATCGCTATCGCCAATACGGTAGCCTCCACGTTCCTATTGGCTGGAGCAGATGTAAAACATGGCGATGGCTATCCGGGATGGGCCCCGAACCCCGACTCTAAGATCTTGAAGATCGCACAGGAGACTTACAAACGCCTATTCAACAAAGACGCCAAGATCATGGCCATCCACGCCGGATTAGAGTGCGGTTTGTTCTTGGAAAAATATCCGAAACTGGATATGATCTCTTTCGGGCCTACTTTGCGTGACGTACATTCACCCAACGAGCGTATCGAGATCGCTACGGTCGGTTTATGGTGGAGCCACCTTCTTGAATTATTAAAGAGCATCCCCGCAAAATAA